In Sphaerisporangium krabiense, the DNA window CGCCCGGCGGGTCGTCTTCGACGACTTCATCCACGTGGTCGACACCCTGCGGTTCCTCGCGCCGGGCGATGTCTCCGGCGTGACGGTGGACGTCCGCGTCCGGGAAGGACTCCTGGAGCACGTGGTCCTGCGCCTCACCGGCGACCACGCGGCCGGGGCGTTCACGGCGATCGGGATGATGAGCAGGGTCAGTGGGGCCGCCGAGGAGACGTGTGAGGTCATCGGGGGCGGGCGCAAGCGCAGGGTCGTCAACCTCGGCGACGTGGTGGACTACTCCGGCGGCGAGACGCTGGCACGGCGCGGGGACTGGACGCCGGTCGGGCGGCAGCGGGGCATCGAGCAGCTCTGCGCCGAGTTCCTCGCCGCGGTGCGCGCCGGGCGGGTCATCTCCGCGCGTGACGCCCTGCTGACCCACGAGCTGTGCGAGCGCGTCGTCACCGCCGCCGGCTAGTCGTCCGCGACGTCCGGCGGGGGCGGTCCGTTCCGCGCGGCCTGTCGGGGAGCCGTCCCACGCGCGTCTCCGCCCCCGTGGTGAGACGCGCGTGGGAAGACGCCGGTGTACGCGGGCCGGGGAGGCGCGGGGGAGTGGACGAGCCGCGCGTCCCCGGCCCGCGGCCTCGGCGGCGCCGGGGACGCCGCGCCGGAAGTCCTCGGATCAGGGATTCGCGAGAACTCAGGGATCCGGCGGGCGTCCCCGGGCCGCGGTCTCAGCGGGAGGAGAGGTACTCCCGGCCCAGTCCGCGCAGCCGTGTGTGCGCGAACTCGTACGGGTCGGGGGCGCCGAGGTAGGCCTTGGGAAGCTTGGCGACCATCGTGTAGTTGGTGTCGCAGACGTTGCCCACCGGGGCCTCGCCGCCCTGGCTGACGAGCTGGTAGGCGTCCAGCTCGTCGAGCCCGGTGAGCGAGGCCGTCCAGGTGACCAGGTCGTGCTGGCTGATGCGGTAGGCGTCCTCCAGGGGGCGCGCCGAGCCGGTGGACATCAGGTGGCCGTCGTCCTCCATCCGCGGCCACGGCGTCGCGACGCCCTTGATCAGCTCGACGGCGACGACCGTGTTCATCGCCGCCTCGACCGCGGTGCCGCACACCTCGCCGTGGCCCTGGCGGCAGTGCCCGTCGCCGATGGAGAACAGGGCGCCCTCGACGTTGACGCCGAGGTAGACGGTGACCCCGGCCCGCAGCTCGGGGGTGTCCATGTTGCCGCCGTGCGCGTCGGGCGTGATCGTCATCCGCGCCTCCGAGGCGGCGGGCGCGACGCCGACCGTGCCGTGCATGGGGTCGAGCGGCATCTCGACGCTGAAGTCCCCGCGCCTGGCCCGGTAGCGGACGGTCCGCCGCTCCCGGTCCACCTCGTACATCCACACGACCTCGTCGAGCGGCGGGTGCAGCATCGCGGTGGTGTGGGTGGCGGTCAGCGCCCCGAAGTGCGGGAACGTGGTCGAGACCGCCCAGTCGCGCGCGGGCTCGATGGAGACGAAGTGCAGCGCGAGCGTGTCGCCGGGCTCGGCGCCGTCGACGTGGAAGGGTCCGGTGACCGGGTTGAGGTAGGGGAACTCGCAGACCTGGGACGGCAGGTCGCCCACTCCGCGGACGCGGCCGCCGAAGCAGTCCTCGGTGAACAGCTCCACGATCGTCCCGGGCTTGACCGAGCCGACGGCGGCGCGCCCGCCGAACGTGTAGGACAGCTCGTCAGGGCCGGGCCGGTAGGAGATGACGTTCACTTGTGGACCTCCGTGTTCATGCCGGACAGGTGGAGATTCCGGCCGAATATGCGCATATAGAGGAGGATCAGCACGCCGACGGCCAGCCAGATGAGGCCGACCGTCTGTGCGGCGATCTTGGCGTTGATGACGACGTAGAGCAGGATCAGGAAGCCGATGGCCGGGGCGACGAGGTGGGGCCACCAGGCGCGGCTGCGCTTGCGCACGACGTAGTGGACGACGACCGAGATGTGCAGGGCCAGGAAGGCGGTCATCGCGCCGAAGTTCACCAGCGAGCTGAGCACCGGGATGCCGTCCTCGCGGGTGCTCATGTAGAGGCCGAGCGCCAGGGACACCGCGGCGACGAGGAAGGTGGCGTTCACCGGCACCTTGTGCTTGGGGTGCACCTTGCCGAGGAAGCGCGGGAGCTGCCGGTCCCTGGCCATCGCGAACAGCAGGCGCGAGGTGGCGGCCTGCGCGACGAGGGAGTTGGCGAAGCCCCACGCGACGGCGGTGGCGACGGCGGTGAGCACGCTCAGCCAGTGGCCGCCCGCGTACTCGGCGGTGTCGTAGAAGGCGCTGCCGGCCGGGTCGCCGTTGGCGATCAACCCGGCGCGGTCGGGCGCGAGCAGCGCGGCGACCCAGGTCTGCACGATGAACAGCGCGCCCGCCAGCATCAGCGCGTAGACCATGGAGCGGCCGAGCTTGCGCGTGCTCTCGCGGCTCTCCTCGGCGAGCATCGAGATGCCGTCGAAGCCGAGGAAGGACAGCACGGCCACCGACACGGCGCCGAAGACCAGCGGCCAGGAGAAGGTCGAGGAGTCGAAGAGGGGGGTGAGCGCGCCGCCGTGGCCCTTGCCCTGGGCGAGCGCGAACAGCCCGATGACGATGAAGATCGCCAGGACGATGAGCTCGCCGACCAGCATGACGCGGTTCATCCGGGCGGTCATCTCGATGCCGAAGTAGTTGACCACCGTGTTGAGCAGGATGAAGCCGATCAGCCAACCCCAGATCGGGATGGCGGGGACGAACGACGCCATCGCCGCGCTGGCCACCAGGTAGAGCAGCGCGGGCACGAGCACGTAGTCGAGCAGGATGACCCAGCCCGCGAGGAAGCCCACCGGCGCGGCGATCCCCCGGCCCGCGTAGGTGTAGACCGAGCCGGCCATCGGGAAGGC includes these proteins:
- a CDS encoding acetamidase/formamidase family protein, producing the protein MNVISYRPGPDELSYTFGGRAAVGSVKPGTIVELFTEDCFGGRVRGVGDLPSQVCEFPYLNPVTGPFHVDGAEPGDTLALHFVSIEPARDWAVSTTFPHFGALTATHTTAMLHPPLDEVVWMYEVDRERRTVRYRARRGDFSVEMPLDPMHGTVGVAPAASEARMTITPDAHGGNMDTPELRAGVTVYLGVNVEGALFSIGDGHCRQGHGEVCGTAVEAAMNTVVAVELIKGVATPWPRMEDDGHLMSTGSARPLEDAYRISQHDLVTWTASLTGLDELDAYQLVSQGGEAPVGNVCDTNYTMVAKLPKAYLGAPDPYEFAHTRLRGLGREYLSSR
- a CDS encoding APC family permease codes for the protein MTSPFDAPPSSSQASPADSGVERFGYKQELQRSLSFTDLLIYGLIFMVPIAPFGIFGSVFQASGGMVALAYVIGMVAMAFTALSYAQMARAFPMAGSVYTYAGRGIAAPVGFLAGWVILLDYVLVPALLYLVASAAMASFVPAIPIWGWLIGFILLNTVVNYFGIEMTARMNRVMLVGELIVLAIFIVIGLFALAQGKGHGGALTPLFDSSTFSWPLVFGAVSVAVLSFLGFDGISMLAEESRESTRKLGRSMVYALMLAGALFIVQTWVAALLAPDRAGLIANGDPAGSAFYDTAEYAGGHWLSVLTAVATAVAWGFANSLVAQAATSRLLFAMARDRQLPRFLGKVHPKHKVPVNATFLVAAVSLALGLYMSTREDGIPVLSSLVNFGAMTAFLALHISVVVHYVVRKRSRAWWPHLVAPAIGFLILLYVVINAKIAAQTVGLIWLAVGVLILLYMRIFGRNLHLSGMNTEVHK